Sequence from the Ochrobactrum sp. Marseille-Q0166 genome:
TAGCAATATTGGCCTGAACACGATTTACATCAATCAGGATTGCAGGCGTATCAATTTCATGGACGGTTGTAGGCCTTGTCATTCATCAGTCTCCCATCAGTCACCCAAGGGCAAACGCGGATCGTCAATCTTGAGTGTGTTTAAACTGTGCTTGATGCGCCTTAGGCTCTCAAGCACTTTTGGTCCATGAATTTCAGCAGCAGCCGTCGCAATCATGTCAAGAATTGCCATAAGTGCAAAGCGCGACGATGTCGGCTTATAGAGATTACCGTCCTCGTTGGACTGAAACGCAATGACCGTATCTGCGGCTTTTGCGACATCAGAATCCGGTGCCGTGATTGCTATCGTTTCCGCTCCATACTGGCGTGCAACCAGTATCGCTTCAACGACTGAACGCGCATAGCCTGACACCGAAAATGCAATAACCGTTGTTTCCCGCGTTGCGACAGCCGCATACATGCGCTGCAATTGCCCATCAACCTGCGCCACAACCGGAATACCGAGACGGAAAAGCCGGTTCTGCAATTCCGTGGCCATCATCGACGAAATGCCACCCGAGCCGATACAAAGCACTGATCCTGAATGAACAATACGTTCGGCTACCGCCATGACAATCGACATATCCAGCATATCGCTGGCACGTTGAATTGCAGCAATTGCCGCATCAGTAACCGCTGATGCAATACGCGCTTCGCGAATGTCGCGAGCAGGCACTTCGGCAGTCAGATACTGACCACCAATCGCCAGAGCTTGCGCAAGAAAAAACTTGAAATCGCGGACACCATCGCAACCCAGAGCACGACAGAACCGCGTCACAGTCGGCTCACTCACATCGGCCCGGGATGCTATTTCCGAAATAGCGGCCTTGGATGCATAGGCTGGATCAGACAAAACCAATGCGGCTAGGCGGCGGTCTGACTTTGATCCGTCCTGTGCTGCGGCATGAAGCTTTGTGATGATGTCTGCGACCTTGCTCATACATTATTGAAGCGGCAAACCGCTTTCCTTATCAAAGAGATGAATATGCTCGGGCCTAGCCGTTACAAGGACTCGCTCTCCGGGCGCAAGATCAATACGCTCTCGGAAAACAGCGCGTACAGCTTCGCCAGAAATTTTCCCGTAAACATGGGTCTCTGGTCCCGTTGGCTCGACAACTTCAATAGCCAGTGTTAGCCCCTCGCCCTCTTTCGCGATCATAAAATTTTCCGGTCGCACGCCCAGCTCAACACTCCGCCCCAAGGCAGATTGACGGGGGATACCCATCTCTTCGCCTGAAGTGCTGCGGAATTTCCCATTCTCAATCAACGTGCCTGGAATAAAGCTCATGGATGGAGAACCGATAAAACCGGCAACGAATTTATTGGCAGGCCGGTCATAGAGCTCAAGGGGCGCACCAATCTGCTGAATTTTACCCTGGTTCATCACAACAATACGATCTGCCATAGTCATGGCTTCGATCTGATCATGCGTGACATAAATCACGGTTGATTTCAGGCGCTGGTGTAAAGCTTTGATTTCGGTGCGCATCTGAACACGCAACTGCGCATCGAGGTTGGAAAGCGGCTCGTCAAATAGAAAAACCGACGGCTCACGGACAATTGCACGTCCCATGGCAACACGCTGTCGCTGACCGCCAGAAAGCTGACGAGGATAGCGGTCAAGATAAGAGTGCAGATTGAGAATTGATGCGGCCTTATCAATCTTGTCAGCTGTAGTAGAACTATCTTCACCGCGAATACGCGGCCCAAAACCAATGTTTTCGCGCGCCGTCATATGTGGAAACAACGCATAAGACTGAAACACCATCGCAATATTACGTTTTTGCGGCGGAAGATCATTGGCACGCTGATCGCCAATGATCAGATCACCACCGGAAATCGGCTCAAGCCCAGCCACCATCCGCAGAAGCGTGGATTTGCCACAGCCGGACGGGCCGACGAGCACGAGAAACTCACCATCCTCAATATCGAGATCAACTCGATCCAGAACATTCATCTGTCCGAACGATTTGGTAATGCCACGCAGGGAAACATTTTTCATCACTCAGTTCCCATCTAAAATATCATCGATAAAGGGGCGACAACCGGCCATAAGTCCAGCATCAACAGGTAATACTGTTCCAGTAATGCCAGACGCTCTGTCAGATGCGAGAAAGGCTACCGCTTCGGCCACCTCATTCACTTTGACAATCCGCCCCAGTGGATAAAGACGGCTGAGCTTTTCAAAAACAGTGGGATCTTTTGCGATGCGATGATCCCATGCCGCCGTATGAATCGAGCCAGGGCACACCACATTGGCACGTAAACCGTTTTGGCCATATTCGACTGCAAGCGCTCTTGCGAAAGCATTAATTCCGGCTTTTGCAGCGGCATAGGCGGGATTACCGAAATGAGCGAGTGCATTGACAGACGACACGAAGACAAACGCACCTGAGCCACGAACGGCCATTTTCCCGGCAATTGCGGACGAAATCGTGCCTACGCCTGTCAGATTGAGATCAATTTCCCGATTAATCGCTGACTGATCAAGACCATCGAATGATTCAGCGCGTGTCCACCCGGCATTGTTGATGACAATATCCGGCACACCATCCCGCCCCACAATATCGGCGACCGTGCGGTCAAGTGAATCGCGATTCAGCAAGTCAAAAACATGGCGGCTGGATATCGACGTATCGAGCAAAGCATCTGAATGACGGTCGCAACCTATGACACGTGCTCCACGTGATGCGAACATGTGAACCAAGGCAGTGCCAAGACCACCACCTGCACCGGTAATCAACACGGATTTTCCGGCAAACTCGCCTGAATTATCCACTCTGTTCCCCTTTGTGTAGCACTTTGCGCGCCTGATTATTTTGATAAGCCTAGAAGTGAAAATGTAAGTTTGCAACAAAACATTTTACTTGAAAGCGTAAAATTTGCCGATAATGTAGGAAAATAACAAAAATTAGCATGTCTTGCATAATGCATGGGCAAAAAAGGGAACGGAAACATGACCATAGGAAAATGGAAGGCTGGCCTGCTGGCCGGATTAAGTATTTTGGCACTTGGCTCGACGGCACTTGCTGGCGAAGTGCGTATGACAGTCGCGGAATACAGCTCCAAAACCGGCCCGTACTTTGAAGAGGTGAAGAAAGCTTTCGAGGCAGAAAATCCGGGCATCACTCTTACGTTCGAGGTCGTGCCGTGGGACGTGCTTCTTCAA
This genomic interval carries:
- a CDS encoding SDR family oxidoreductase — encoded protein: MDNSGEFAGKSVLITGAGGGLGTALVHMFASRGARVIGCDRHSDALLDTSISSRHVFDLLNRDSLDRTVADIVGRDGVPDIVINNAGWTRAESFDGLDQSAINREIDLNLTGVGTISSAIAGKMAVRGSGAFVFVSSVNALAHFGNPAYAAAKAGINAFARALAVEYGQNGLRANVVCPGSIHTAAWDHRIAKDPTVFEKLSRLYPLGRIVKVNEVAEAVAFLASDRASGITGTVLPVDAGLMAGCRPFIDDILDGN
- the ugpC gene encoding sn-glycerol-3-phosphate ABC transporter ATP-binding protein UgpC, yielding MKNVSLRGITKSFGQMNVLDRVDLDIEDGEFLVLVGPSGCGKSTLLRMVAGLEPISGGDLIIGDQRANDLPPQKRNIAMVFQSYALFPHMTARENIGFGPRIRGEDSSTTADKIDKAASILNLHSYLDRYPRQLSGGQRQRVAMGRAIVREPSVFLFDEPLSNLDAQLRVQMRTEIKALHQRLKSTVIYVTHDQIEAMTMADRIVVMNQGKIQQIGAPLELYDRPANKFVAGFIGSPSMSFIPGTLIENGKFRSTSGEEMGIPRQSALGRSVELGVRPENFMIAKEGEGLTLAIEVVEPTGPETHVYGKISGEAVRAVFRERIDLAPGERVLVTARPEHIHLFDKESGLPLQ
- a CDS encoding MurR/RpiR family transcriptional regulator, yielding MSKVADIITKLHAAAQDGSKSDRRLAALVLSDPAYASKAAISEIASRADVSEPTVTRFCRALGCDGVRDFKFFLAQALAIGGQYLTAEVPARDIREARIASAVTDAAIAAIQRASDMLDMSIVMAVAERIVHSGSVLCIGSGGISSMMATELQNRLFRLGIPVVAQVDGQLQRMYAAVATRETTVIAFSVSGYARSVVEAILVARQYGAETIAITAPDSDVAKAADTVIAFQSNEDGNLYKPTSSRFALMAILDMIATAAAEIHGPKVLESLRRIKHSLNTLKIDDPRLPLGD